A single genomic interval of Sebastes umbrosus isolate fSebUmb1 chromosome 9, fSebUmb1.pri, whole genome shotgun sequence harbors:
- the LOC119494142 gene encoding phospholipase A and acyltransferase 3-like isoform X1, translating to MAPSNYDEKPKPGDLIEIFRGPYEHWAVYVGDGFIVHLTSRPDVLGASANSLRSVTTKKAMVKKEKLRDVVGNNKWKISNRLDEKYDPRSVQDIVREAYAKVGKELHYDVLMENCEHFANELRYGKAESRQARKAGENALAAGGAAIGVSLVGALGIVAVALAKALNN from the exons ATGGCCCCG TCCAACTATGATGAGAAGCCAAAGCCCGGGGACTTGATTGAGATCTTCCGCGGCCCCTATGAGCACTGGGCTGTGTATGTTGGTGATGGCTTCATTGTCCACTTGACATCACGCc CTGATGTGTTGGGTGCAAGCGCCAACAGTCTGAGGTCTGTTACGACGAAGAAGGCCATGGTGAAGAAAGAGAAGCTTAGGGACGTGGTGGGAAACAACAAGTGGAAAATCAGCAACAGACTGGACGAGAAGTACGATCCCCGCTCGGTTCAAGACATTGTGAGGGAGGCCTATGCCAAGGTGGGCAAGGAGCTGCATTATGACGTCCTCATGGAGAACTGTGAGCACTTTGCAAACGAATTGCGCTACGGAAAAGCTGAGTCCCGGCAG GCGCGTAAGGCCGGAGAAAACGCCCTGGCGGCCGGAGGAGCGGCTATCGGTGTATCGCTTGTGGGTGCTCTGGGTATTGTGGCTGTGGCTTTGGCGAAAGCATTGAATAATTGA
- the LOC119494142 gene encoding phospholipase A and acyltransferase 3-like isoform X2 produces MAPSNYDEKPKPGDLIEIFRGPYEHWAVYVGDGFIVHLTSRPDVLGASANSLRSVTTKKAMVKKEKLRDVVGNNKWKISNRLDEKYDPRSVQDIVREAYAKVGKELHYDVLMENCEHFANELRYGKAESRQARKAGENALAAGGAAIGVSLVGALGIVAVALAKALNN; encoded by the exons TCCAACTATGATGAGAAGCCAAAGCCCGGGGACTTGATTGAGATCTTCCGCGGCCCCTATGAGCACTGGGCTGTGTATGTTGGTGATGGCTTCATTGTCCACTTGACATCACGCc CTGATGTGTTGGGTGCAAGCGCCAACAGTCTGAGGTCTGTTACGACGAAGAAGGCCATGGTGAAGAAAGAGAAGCTTAGGGACGTGGTGGGAAACAACAAGTGGAAAATCAGCAACAGACTGGACGAGAAGTACGATCCCCGCTCGGTTCAAGACATTGTGAGGGAGGCCTATGCCAAGGTGGGCAAGGAGCTGCATTATGACGTCCTCATGGAGAACTGTGAGCACTTTGCAAACGAATTGCGCTACGGAAAAGCTGAGTCCCGGCAG GCGCGTAAGGCCGGAGAAAACGCCCTGGCGGCCGGAGGAGCGGCTATCGGTGTATCGCTTGTGGGTGCTCTGGGTATTGTGGCTGTGGCTTTGGCGAAAGCATTGAATAATTGA
- the LOC119494142 gene encoding phospholipase A and acyltransferase 3-like isoform X4 has protein sequence MAPPKPGDLIEIFRGPYEHWAVYVGDGFIVHLTSRPDVLGASANSLRSVTTKKAMVKKEKLRDVVGNNKWKISNRLDEKYDPRSVQDIVREAYAKVGKELHYDVLMENCEHFANELRYGKAESRQARKAGENALAAGGAAIGVSLVGALGIVAVALAKALNN, from the exons ATGGCCCCG CCAAAGCCCGGGGACTTGATTGAGATCTTCCGCGGCCCCTATGAGCACTGGGCTGTGTATGTTGGTGATGGCTTCATTGTCCACTTGACATCACGCc CTGATGTGTTGGGTGCAAGCGCCAACAGTCTGAGGTCTGTTACGACGAAGAAGGCCATGGTGAAGAAAGAGAAGCTTAGGGACGTGGTGGGAAACAACAAGTGGAAAATCAGCAACAGACTGGACGAGAAGTACGATCCCCGCTCGGTTCAAGACATTGTGAGGGAGGCCTATGCCAAGGTGGGCAAGGAGCTGCATTATGACGTCCTCATGGAGAACTGTGAGCACTTTGCAAACGAATTGCGCTACGGAAAAGCTGAGTCCCGGCAG GCGCGTAAGGCCGGAGAAAACGCCCTGGCGGCCGGAGGAGCGGCTATCGGTGTATCGCTTGTGGGTGCTCTGGGTATTGTGGCTGTGGCTTTGGCGAAAGCATTGAATAATTGA
- the LOC119494142 gene encoding phospholipase A and acyltransferase 3-like isoform X3, whose protein sequence is MAPYDEKPKPGDLIEIFRGPYEHWAVYVGDGFIVHLTSRPDVLGASANSLRSVTTKKAMVKKEKLRDVVGNNKWKISNRLDEKYDPRSVQDIVREAYAKVGKELHYDVLMENCEHFANELRYGKAESRQARKAGENALAAGGAAIGVSLVGALGIVAVALAKALNN, encoded by the exons ATGGCCCCG TATGATGAGAAGCCAAAGCCCGGGGACTTGATTGAGATCTTCCGCGGCCCCTATGAGCACTGGGCTGTGTATGTTGGTGATGGCTTCATTGTCCACTTGACATCACGCc CTGATGTGTTGGGTGCAAGCGCCAACAGTCTGAGGTCTGTTACGACGAAGAAGGCCATGGTGAAGAAAGAGAAGCTTAGGGACGTGGTGGGAAACAACAAGTGGAAAATCAGCAACAGACTGGACGAGAAGTACGATCCCCGCTCGGTTCAAGACATTGTGAGGGAGGCCTATGCCAAGGTGGGCAAGGAGCTGCATTATGACGTCCTCATGGAGAACTGTGAGCACTTTGCAAACGAATTGCGCTACGGAAAAGCTGAGTCCCGGCAG GCGCGTAAGGCCGGAGAAAACGCCCTGGCGGCCGGAGGAGCGGCTATCGGTGTATCGCTTGTGGGTGCTCTGGGTATTGTGGCTGTGGCTTTGGCGAAAGCATTGAATAATTGA